In Raphanus sativus cultivar WK10039 chromosome 5, ASM80110v3, whole genome shotgun sequence, the following proteins share a genomic window:
- the LOC108857239 gene encoding ethylene-responsive transcription factor WRI1 — protein sequence MKRPLTTSPSSSSSTSSSACIVPTQPETPRPKRAKRAKKSSLPCDVKKTQNPTSPASTRRSSIYRGVTRHRWTGRYEAHLWDKSSWNSIQNKKGKQVYLGAYDSEEAAAHTYDLAALKYWGPDTILNFPVETYAKELEEMQRGTKEEYLASLRRQSSGFSRGVSKYRGVARHHHNGRWEARIGRVFGNKYLYLGTYNTQEEAAAAYDMAAIEYRGANAVTNFDISNYIDRLKKKGVFPFPVSQANNHQEAVLAEAKQEVEAKEEPTEEVKQCLEQEEEPQEAKEDKTEKQQKQETEEAVVTCCIDSSESNELAWDFCMMDSGFAPFLTDSNLSRENPIEYPELFNEMGFEDNIDFMFEEGKNECLSLENLDCCDGVVVVGRESPTSLSSSPLSCLSTDSASSSTTTTATITSVSCNYSV from the exons ATGAAGAGACCCTTAACcacttctccttcttcttcttcgtctacATCTTCTTCGGCTTGTATAGTTCCGACTCAACCAGAGACTCCAAGGCCTAAACGAGCCAAAAGGGCTAAGAAATCTTCTCTTCCTTGTGATGTTAAAAAAACACAGAATCCGACCAGTCCTGCCTCCACCAGACGCAGCTCTATCTACAGAGGAGTCACTAG ACATAGATGGACAGGGAGATACGAGGCTCATCTATGGGACAAAAGCTCGTGGAATTCGATTCAGAACAAGAAAGGCAAACAAG TTTATCTgg GAGCATATGACAGCGAGGAAGCAGCAGCACACACGTACGATCTAGCTGCTCTCAAGTACTGGGGTCCCGACACCATCTTGAACTTTCCg GTTGAGACGTACGCAAAGGAGTTGGAGGAGATGCAGAGAGGTACAAAGGAAGAGTATTTGGCTTCTCTCCGCCGCCAGAGCAGTGGTTTCTCTAGAGGCGTCTCTAAATATCGCGGCGTCGCCAG GCATCACCATAACGGAAGATGGGAAGCTAGGATTGGAAGGGTGTTTGGAAACAAGTACTTGTACCTCGGCACCTATA ATACGCAGGAGGAAGCTGCAGCTGCATATGACATGGCGGCTATAGAGTACAGAGGTGCAAACGCAGTGACCAATTTCGACATTAGTAATTACATCGACCGGTTAAAGAAAAAAGGTGTCTTCCCGTTCCCTGTGAGCCAAGCCAATAATCATCAAGAGGCTGTTCTTGCTGAAGCCAAGCAAGAAGTGGAAGCCAAAGAAGAGCCAACAGAAGAAGTGAAGCAGTGTctggaacaagaagaagaaccgcaagaagcaaaagaagacAAGACTGAGAAGCAGCAAAAACAAGAAACGGAGGAGGCGGTGGTCACTTGCTGCATTGATTCTTCAGAGAGCAATGAGCTGGCTTGGGACTTCTGTATGATGGATTCAGGGTTTGCTCCGTTTTTGACGGATTCAAATCTCTCTCGTGAGAATCCTATCGAGTATCCTGAGCTTTTCAATGAGATGGGGTTTGAGGATAACATTGACTTCATGTTCGAGGAAGGGAAGAACGAGTGCTTGAGCTTGGAGAATCTCGATTGCTGCGATGGTGTTGTTGTGGTGGGAAGAGAGAGCCCAACTTCATTGTCGTCTTCTCCGTTGTCTTGCTTGTCTACTGACTCTGcttcatcatcaacaacaacaacagcaacaataACCTCTGTTTCTTGTAACTATTCTGTCTGA